The following coding sequences lie in one Arachis stenosperma cultivar V10309 chromosome 5, arast.V10309.gnm1.PFL2, whole genome shotgun sequence genomic window:
- the LOC130981120 gene encoding uncharacterized protein LOC130981120: protein MMIRKEVEKRSRVRPVAYQMALPPHLSNLYDVFHVSQLQKYTLDASHVLEPGSVQLKEDLTLPVNPVKIGDTSIKQLHGKEVSLVKVAWSRSVVEEHTRELELEMGTDYPHLFPGN, encoded by the coding sequence ATGATGATAAGAAAGGAAGTCGAGAAGAGATCGAGGGTTAGACCGGTGGCGTATCAGATGGCTCTACCACCACATCTTTCGAACCTGTATGACGTATTTCACGTGTCACAGCTTCAGAAGTATACTcttgatgctagccatgtgttagaacctggaTCGGTTCAGTTAAAGGAAGATTTGACACTTCCGGTGAATCCGGTCAAAATTGGCGACACGAGTATTAAACAGTTGcatggaaaagaggtttcattagtcaaagtggcatggagtcgatcCGTTGTTGAGGAGCACACCCGAGAACTTGAGCTGGAAATGGGTACAGACTACCCTCACTTATTTCCAGGCAactga